DNA from Petropleomorpha daqingensis:
ACAGCAGCGTGCCCACGGTGATCGGCGTCCCGCCGGTGGTGGCCTCCTTCATGCCTGCCGCGTAGCCGTCGAGCATGGCCTCGACCGCCTCCTCGATCGGCATGCTGCCCGCGACCAGCTCGGGTGCCATGCGCACCTCGGCGTACACGACGCCGTCGGCCGCCAGGTCGAGGGCGCACTCGCGGGCGACGCGCTGCACCGCCTCGGGCCGCTGCATCACGCCGACGGTGTGCGCGAACGTCTCCAGGTAGCGCACCAGCGAGCCGGAGTCGGCCGCCTGCCGGAACCAGACCCCGAGCGCGGCGGCATCGCCTGCCGGCAGGTCGCGGTAGCCCACCTCGTCGGCCAGCTCGAGCACGGTCTGCGGGCGCAGCCCGCCGTCCAGGTGGTCGTGGAGGAGCACCTTGGGGGCGCGGCGGAGGGTCTCGGCGGACAGTGGTGCAGGCACGCCGGGAAAGCTACCCAGCGAGCGGGCGCGCGGGAGCGCTCAGGGGCAGAGTGCGCGTGTCACCGCCGTCGCCAGCCAGGCCGCGTAGCGCTCTCGCGACCACCCGCGGCGCAGCACCAGCCGTTCGTACGTGTCGATGGCCAGGTAGTTCCAGAGGACGTCGCGGACCTCGTCGAGGTCGATCCCCGGCCGCAGCTGACCGGTGTCGAGCAGGTGCCGGCCGAGCGCGGTCATCCCGGCGAGCCCCTCCTCCTCGAGCGCCTCCCAGACCGGCTGCAGCGAGCCGTCCACGTGGCGGCCGTCGCGGATGAGGGCATGCACATCGGCGGAGCGGGCCTGGCGCTCAGCCAGGCCGTGGACGAACAGCCCGATCTTCCGCCGCACGTCGGGCTCGTCGTGCACCGCCGCCGCGGCCGGCCGCTCGGCGACCGGCACCGGCTCGTCGTCTCCGGCCACCGCCAGGTCGAAGACCGCCTTCGCCAGCGCCGCCTTGGTCCCGAAGCCCTTGTAGACGCTCTCGGCCGAGACCCCCGCCTGCTGGGCGACGGCCGCGACGGTGGTCGCCCGGAACCCGTGGCGCTCGAACAGGTCCCGCGCCGCGAGCACCACCGCGAGCCGCCGCGCCCGGGCCTGCGCCTGCCGGCCGGACGCGTCGTAGGACCTCTTGACGTCGGTCACCCGGAGCTCCATTCTTTGGTTACAGTCCCACTGTAACCAAATGAGGTGGCCATGACCGCCCACACCCCCTCCGCAGTCTCGACCGACCCGGTCGCCGTCGCCGTGCGCAGCATCCACGCCATGGCCGACGGAGACCGAGCCGCCTTCACCCCGCTGTACCGGCCCGACGCCGTCGACCACGAGAACCCGGTCCAGCCGCCGTCCTCGCGGGTCCCCGGCGCCGACGGCTTCTACGCCACCGCGCTGTGGCTGCGCGGTGCCTTCGCGGAGCTGCGCTACGACATCCACCACGCGCTCGCCGACGGCGACCTGGTTGCGGTCAGCGCGACCATGAACGGCCGGCACACCGCACCGATCGCGTTCCACACCGACGACGGCTCGGTGGACAGCGTCTTCCCGCCGACCGGGCGGACGTTCGCCATGACCCAGTCCCACTGGTTCCGCATGCAGGACGGCCGGATCGTCGAGCACTGGGCGAACCGGGACGACCTCGGGACGGCCCGGCAGCTGGGCTGGATCCCGCCGTCGCCGGCCTACCTGTTCCGGATGGCCCGGGCGAAGCGCCGCGCGCTGCGGGCTACCGGGCCTCGCGGTCCTGCCAGCGGAAGGTGAGGACGCACAGCACGAGTCCCCCCACGCACCAGATCGCCAGCACGAGCGCGACCCTGCCGAGCTCCCACGACCCGGCCGGCTCCTGCGCGGCGAAGGAGTCGGGCAGGAACACCGAGCGCAGCCCCTGGGTCATCCACTTCAGCGGGAAGAACGAGGCGATCGTCTGCAGCCAGCCCGGCACCTGCGTGAACTGGAAGAAGACGCCGGAGATGAACTGCAGCACCAGCGCGATCGGGGTGATCGTGGCCGACGCCGAGCGGCCGTTCTTCGCCAGGCTGGAGACGGCGATGCCGAAGATCGTGCACGCCGCGGAGCCCAGCAGCGTGACCCAGACGAAGGTGACCCAGTCGCTGCCGGTGGGCAGCGGGACCTTGTAGAAGACCGTGCCGATCAACAGCAGCAGCACCACGATGAGCACCGTCACCGCCAGCACCTGCACGACCTTGCCGACGAAGTAGGCGCTCTTCGGCATCGGCGTGCCGGCCAGCCCCTTCAGGGTCCCGTCGGAGCGCTCGGTGGCGATGCTGATCGCCATGTTCTGCAGCCCGGCGCCGAGGATGCCGGCGCCGATGATCCCGGCCATGAAGTACTGCACGAACCCGACGCCCTGGCCGAGGTTGTAGTTCAGCACCGCGCCGAACACGAGCAGCAGGATCACCGGGAAGGCGAGGGTGAAGACGACGGACTCCCGCTGCCGGAAGAACTCCTTGAGCTCCACCCCGGCGCGCACCCGCCAGACGGCCGGCACCGGCGGCAGCGACCGCTCCAGGGTCGTCACGAGGGCTCTCCGATCATCGTCAGGTAGACGTCCTCCAACGTCGGCCGGTTGACCGCGAGGTCCGGCACCTCGCCGGAGAACCGGCCGGCCAGCTCCCGCACGAACGCCGTCGGGGTCGCCGTCGCCTCGCTGCGCCGGACGCCGTCCTCGGTCCAGTGCACGATCGCGGGTGCCGACGCCCGCCCACCCAGCTCGGCCGGGACGGCGACCTCCACGAGCCGCCCGCGGGCGATCACGCCCACCCGGTCGGCCAGCGCCTCGGCCTCGTCGAGGTAGTGCGTGGTGAGCAGCATCGTGGTGCCCAGGTCGCGCAGCGAGCGGATCAGCGACCAGAACTGCCGCCGGGCCTCGGGGTCGAAGCCGGTGGTCGGCTCGTCGAGGAAGAGCAGCGTCGGCCGGCCCACGATGCCCAGGGCCACGTCGAGCCGGCGCCGCTGGCCGCCGGACAGCGACCGGCCGCGCGACTTCGCCTTCTCGGTGAGCCCGACCAGCTCGAGCACCTCGTCGGGGTCGCGCGGGTCGGCGAAGTAGGAGGCCTGGGCGCGCAGCAGCTCGCGGCAGGTCAGCGCGCTGTCGCCGGCGCCGGACTGCAGCACGATGCCCAGCTGCGCCTTCCACGCCCGGCCGCCGTCGGCCGGGTCCTCGCCCAGCACGCGGACCTCGCCGCCGTCGCGGGGGCGGTAGCCCTCGCAGATCTCCACCGTCGTCGTCTTGCCCGCGCCGTTGGGCCCGAGCAGGGCGAAGATCTCACCGCGCCGGATGTCGAGGTCCAGCCCGTCGACCGCGGTGAACTCGCCGTAGCGCTTGACCAGCCCGCGGATCGAGATCGCCGCGTCCGGGTCCGGCGCGCCGGCGTCCGCGCCGAGCACCGGAGCCGAGGAGGAACGTGTCACAGGCGCTGAGTGTGCTCCTGTGACCTATGTCCCCTGGATGCGGTCGATCAGCAGCGGCAGCGGCGCGTCGTCGGTGTCGACGCCGATCGCCCCCCCGAGCGCCGCCAGCGCCCGCTCGATGCGCGCCGGGTCGTCGGTGTGCAGCTCGAGCAGCGGCTGCCCGGCGGTGACCTGCTCGCCGACCCCCGCCGTCCAGGTGACGCCGGCAGCCGCGGACACCGGGTCCTCCTTGCGGGCCCGGCCGGCGCCCAGCCGCCAGGCGGCGACGCCGAGCGCGAAGGCGTCCAGCTTCGTCAGCGTGCCGGTCGCCGGGGCGTTGACCACGTGCTTCTCGGCCGGCTGCGGCAGCGGCGCGTCCGGGTCGCCGCCCTGCGCGGCGATCATCCGCCGCCACACGTCCATGGCCCGGCCGTCGCGCAGCGCCTCGGCGGGGTCGACGTCGGTCCGCCCGGCCCCGGCGAGCATCTCCCGGGCCAGCGCCAGGGTGAGCTCGACGACGTCGTCCGGACCGCCGCCGGCCAGCACCTCGACCGACTCGGCCACCTCGACCGCGTTGCCGGCGGCGCGGCCCAGCGGCCGGTCCATCGCCGTCACCAGGGCCACGGTGCGCACCCCGGCCGCCTCGCCCAGCCCGACCATCGTGCGGGCGAGCTCGCGCGAGAGGTCGGGCTCCTTCATGAACGCCCCCGAGCCGGTCTTCACGTCCAGGACCAGCGCGTCGGCGCCCTCGGCGATCTTCTTGCTCATGATCGAGCTGGCGATCAGCGGGATCGACTCGACGGTCGCGGTGACGTCGCGCAGCGCGTAGAGCTTCTTGTCCGCCGGGGCCAGGTCGTTGCCGGCGGCGCAGATCACCGCGCCCACCTCGCGCAGCTGCGCCAGGTAGGCCTCCTCGTGGACGTCGGCCCGCCAGCCGGGGATCGACTCGAGCTTGTCCAGCGTGCCGCCGGTGTGCCCGAGCCCGCGGCCGGACAGCTGCGGCACGGCCACCCCGCAGGCGGCCACGAGCGGGGCCAGCGGCAGGGTGATCTTGTCGCCGACGCCGCCGGTGGAGTGCTTGTCGGCGGTCGGCCGGCCGAGCGAGGAGAGGTCCTTGCGCTCGCCGGAGTCGATCATCGCCTGCGTCCAGACGGCGAGCTCCTCGGGCGAAAGGCCGCGGAAGAACACGGCCATGAGCAGCGCGCTCATCTGCTCGTCCGGCACCGCCCCCGAGGTGTAGGCGCCGATGATCCAGCGGATCTGCTCCGCTGAGAGCGTCGCGCCGTCGCGCTTGGCCCGGAGGACGTCGATCGCGTCGAAGCTCATGACTTCTCGATCACCCCGGCCGCGACCAGGTCGTCGGGACCGAACGCGTCGGGCAGCACCTCGCGCATCGGCACGATCCCGAGCGAGACCGTCTCGATGAGCATGTCCGCGCCGCCGTGCTCCCAGAGCAGCTGCCGGCAGCGGCCGCACGGCATGAGCGGCTGCCCGTCCCCGCCCACGCACGCGACCGCGACCAGCCGGCCGCCGCCGGTACGGGCCAGGTCGCTGACCATCCCGCACTCGGCGCACAGGCCAAGGCCGTACGAGGCGTTCTCGACGTTGCAGCCGGTGACGACGCGGCCGTCGTCCACCAGCCCGGCGACGCCAACGGGGAACTTCGAGTAGGGCGCGTAGGCGTGCGTCATCGCCTCGCGGGCTGCCGCCCGGAGCGCGTCCCAGTCGGGGGCAACCACCTAGTGCTCTCCTCGTCGGTAGACCAGGCCGTCGGCCTTGGGCGGCCGCAGTCGTTGCGACGCCAGCGACAGCACCAGCAGCGTCGTCACGTGCGGGGTGAACGACACGATGCCCGGGGGCAGGACGTCGACGGTGAACCACAGCCACAGCGCCAGACCACCGAACACCGCGGCCAGGCCGCCCTGCACGAACTTGCGCTTGGTCGCCTGCCATCCGGCGATGGCGAACAGGATCACCGCGACCAGCAGGAACAGCGCGACCACCGCCGAGCGACTGCGCAGCTGCAGGCCGTCGGAGAAGCCGAACAGCCCGGCGCCGAGGGCCAGCCCGCCGGGCCGCCAGTTGCCGAAGATCAGCGCGGCCAGACCGATGTAGCCGCGGCCGTTGGTCTGGTTCTCGCGGTAGATGCCGGCGATGAACACCAGGACGACGCCACCGAGGCCGGCGAGCGCGCCCGAGATGAGGACGCCGATGTACTTGTAGCGGTACACCGCCACGCCCAGGCTGTCGGCCGCGGTCGGGTTCTCACCGCAGGAGCGCAGCCGCAGCCCGAACGACGTCCGCCACAGCAGCAGGTACGTGGCCGGGATCAGCAGCACCGCGACGATGGTCAGCAGGCTGATCTGGTTGGTCACGCCGCGGGCCACGCCGGCGACGTCGCTGATCAGGAACCAGTGCTTGCTCTCCAGGTTCCCGAGCAGATCGGGGCCCGACGAGAGCACCGGCAGGCTGACCGTCGGCGGCCGGCCTTCCAGCGCCGGCGACTGGGTGACGCCACCGCCGCGCGGGTTGTCGGTGTAGAGGAGCTCGGAGAGGAACCGGGCCAGACCGGCGGCGAGGATGTTGATCGCGACACCGGACACGACGTGGTCGACCCCGAAGGTCACGGTGACCACCGCGTGCAGCAGGCCGCCGAGCATGCCGAACAGGACACCGCCGACGATCGCCGCGCCCCAGCCCCACTGGTAGCCGGCCCAGCCGGCGCCCCAGGTGCCGAGGATCATCATGCCCTCGAGGCCGATGTTGACCACGCCGGAGCGCTCGGAGTACAGGCCGCCGAGACCGGCCAGGCCGATCGGGACGGCGAGCAGCAGCGCGGCCGCCATCGTCGAGGACGACGTCAGCGCCTCCTGGCCGCTGATGGCCCGGACGGCGGACAGCACGACGATGCCGAGGACGATCAGCCACGTGATCCGGCGGGCCCGCCCGCCGCCGAGGAACAGCTCGGCGACCGGTCCGCGGCTGCGGGGCGCCCCGCTGGTGGCGGGAGGAGTCGTCACGGTGCTCATGCCTCGGCCCCCTGCGGCTCGTCGGTGCTGGTCTCGCGGGCGAGCGGCGTGCTGCCGTCGCCGGTCGCCGGCGCGGCCGGCTGGGCCCCGCCGCGCTGCGCGGTGCGCCGGGCCAGCCGTCGGGCGAGCTCGTTGGCGACGACGACGGCCAGCACGATCGTGCCCTGGATGATCGTGACCACCGAGGACGGGAGGCCGGCGATCTGCAGTGGCACCAGCGAGCGGTCGAGGAAGGCGAACAGCAGCGCCGCGAACGCGATGCCGACCGGGTTGTTGCGGCCGAGCAGCGCGACGGCGATGCCGAGGAAGCCCAGCCCGGCGGTGAAGTCCGTCGTGTACTGGTGCGTGTTGCCCAGCAGGTCCGGCAGCCCGATCAGGCCGGCCACGGCGCCCGAGAGCAGCATCGTCTTGAGCACCATGCTGCGGGCGTTGACCCCGCTCGCGCTCGCCGCCGACGGCGAGAGCCCGCTCGCCTTGAGGTCGAAGCCGAACCGGGTGCGACCCAGGAGGATCGCCACCCCGACGCCGACCAGGATCGCGATGATCAGGAAGCCGTAGAGCTGCCGCGGCGGGTTGGCCAGCCCGAGGACGTCGAAGATCTTGTTGAGCGAGGGCATCCAGCCCGACTCGGGGATCTCCTTGGTGCTGATGATCGAGGCGCCCGGCGCGCTCCCCAGGAACGGCCCGGTGAGCAGGTAGGACGCCAGTCCCAGGGCGACGAAGTTCAGCATGATCGAGCTGATGACCTCGCTCACCCCACGGGTGATCTTGAGGACGGCGACGATGGCCGCCCAGGCGCTGGAGACGATCATCGCGACGACGATGATCAGCAGGACGTGCAGCGGCCCCGGCAGCGCCACCGCCGCGCCGACGGCGGCCGCGACGATCGTGCCGAGCCGGTACTGGCCCTCGACGCCGATGTTGAACAGCCCCATCCGGAACGCGATGGCCACGGCCAGACCGGACAGGAACAGCGGGATCGCGCGGTTGAGGACGACGACGATCTGGGTGACCTGCTGGGTCGGGGTCTCGCCGAAGTTCAGCATCACCGTGAAGACCTGGAACGGGTTGACCCCCAGCACGGCCATCACGACCGAGGTGATGACGAGCGCGACGACGACGGCGAGGACCGGCGCGAACAGCGTCGACCCGATCCTGCGGAGGACGCTCATGCCGCACCTGCCGCGGCGGTCGTGGCCCCGGTCATGTACCCGCCGAGCTCCTCGGGGGTGACCGATCCGGGGTCGAGGGTGGCGACCAGCCGGCCGCGCAGCATGACCTGCAGCGTGTCGGACAGGCCGATGAGCTCGTCGAGGTCCGCGGAGATCAGCAGGATGCCCATGCCTCTGGCACGGGCCTCCTTGAGCAGGTTCCAGATCGCCGCCTGCGCGCCGACGTCCACGCCTCGGGTCGGGTGGGCGGCGATGAGCAGCCGCGGTTCGGAGCTCATCTCGCGGCCGACGATCAGCTTCTGCTGGTTGCCGCCCGAGAGCGCCGCGGCCATGGTGTCGGGGCCGGGCCCCCGGACGTCGTACTCCTGCATGATCCGGGCGGTGTCGGCGCGCGCCGCCTTGCGGTCGATGAAGACGCCGCGCGCCGCCGGCGGGCGTGTCTGGTGGCCGAGGACCCGGTTCTCCCAGAGCGTGGCCTCGAGCAGCATCCCCTGCCGGTGCCGGTCCTCCGGGATGAAGCCGAGCCCACCCTCGCGACGGGCGCGGGTGCCCCACGCGGTGATGTCGGTCAGTCCGCCGTCCTGCGCCAGCAGCACCGTGCCGGTGGACAGCGCCCGCAGCCCCATGATCGCGTCGACGAGCTCGGCCTGGCCGTTGCCCTCGACGCCGGCGATGCCCACGACCTCGCCCTCGCGCACCGTGAGGTCGACCCTGTCGACGACCGCGCGCCCGTCGGCGTTGAGGGTGGTCACGTCGCGCAGCTCGAGCACCGGCGTCTCGCGGACCGTCGACGTCCTGGTCTCCGGGGAGGGCAGCTCGCTGCCGACCATCATCTCGGCCAGCTGCTTGGTGGTCGTCGTCTTCGGGTCGGCCTCGCCGACGGTGGTCCCGCGGCGGATGACGGTGATGGAGTCGGCGACCTTGCGGACCTCGTCGAGCTTGTGCGAGATGAAGATGACCGTGAGCCCCTCCCGCTTGAGCTCGGCGAGGTTGCCGAACAGCTCGTCGACCTCCTGCGGCACGAGCACCGCGGTCGGCTCGTCGAGGATCAGGATGCGGGCGTCGCGGTAGAGGACCTTGGCGATCTCGACCCGCTGGCGGTCACCGACGCCGAGGTCCTCGAGCAGCGTGTCGGGCTGCAGGCCCAGGTTGTAGCGGTCGGAGATCTCGGTGATCCGGCGTCTGGCCTCGGCCCGGTCGAGCCCCACGCCGCGGTTCGGCTCGCTGCCCAGGATCACGTTCTCCAGGACCGTGAAGTTGTCGGCCAGCATGAAGTGCTGGTGCACCATGCCGATGCCGGCCGCAATGGCGTCGGACGGGTTCTTGAAGCTCACCGTCCGGCCGTCGACCAGGATCTCGCCCTCGTCGGGGCGGTGCTCGCCGTAGAGCGTCTTCATCAGCGTCGACTTGCCGGCGCCGTTCTCGCCGACGATGGCGTGCACCTCGCCGCGGCGGACCCGCAGGTCGATGTCGCGGTTGGCGACCACGCCGGGGAAGCGCTTGGTGATGCCCCGCAGCTCGACGGCGTAGGGCTCACCCTGCGGGGCGTCTGTCGTGGCCATCTGCCCTCTCCTCGTTCCTCACCCGCCGGTGCGGGACCCACTCTGCCGCACGCGCCGCACGTGAACGGAGGCTGGGAGCGCAGGAATGCTGCGCTCCCAGCCTCCGTCAGGCGACCGGGGAGGTCACGGAGTGGTCGGCACCGTGATCTCGCCGGACTTGATCTTGTCGGCGTACTCCTTGATCTGCGCCTGGATGTCGTCGATGAAGCCACCGGAGGTGGCCAGGCCGACGCCGTCCGTCTTCAGGTCGTTGACGATGTCCGACCCGCCCTTGATCTTGCCGTCGACGAAGTCGTTGATGTACGCGTCCACGGCGTTGTCGACCCGCTTGAGCACCGAGGTCATGATCACCGGCTGCAGCGTCGGGTCGCCGACCGTCTGGTACTGGTCGGAGTCGACGCCGATCGCACGGGCGTTGGAGGCCTTGGCCGCCTGGAAGACGCCGATGCCGGAGCCGCCGGCCGCCGCGTAGACGATGTCGGCACCCTTGTCGTACATGCCCTGGGCGACGATCTGGCCCTTGGCCGGGTCGTTGAAGCCGGAGAAGTCACCGGCGGGCGAGATGTACTCGACGTCGACGGTGATGTCGGGCTTGGCGGCCTTGGCACCGGCCACGTAACCGGCCTCGAAGGCCTGGATCAGCGGGGTCTGGACGCCGCCGACGAAGCCGATGTGGTTGGTCGTGGTCTTCAGCGCCGCGGCCACGCCACCGAGGAACGAGCCCTCGTTGGCGGCGAACTGCAGGCCGGTGATGTTGCTGGCACCGAGCGGCTTGCCGTCGGCGTCCAGGGCGCTGGAGTCGACGATCGCGAACTGCGTGTCCGGGTACTGCTTGGCCACGTCGCCGATGACGTCGCCGTAGGCGAAGCCGACGGCGATGACCGGGTTGTAGCCCTGGTCGGCGAGCTGGGTCAGCAGGTCGGCCCGGTTGGAGGCGTCGGAGTTCGGCGAGAGCTCGGTGTACTTGCCGCCGTTGTCCTTGGTCGCCTTCTCGACGCCGGCGAAGGCGGAGTCGTTGAACGACTTGTCGCCGCGGCCACCGGTGTCGTAGGCGATGCCGACCTTCAGGTCGCCGCCGCTGCTGCCGCTGCTCCCGCTGCCGCTGCTGTTGTTCTTCTCGTCACTGGCACAGGCGGCCAGGGCCATGCTGCCGGCCAGCAGCAGCACGGCTGCCTTCGTCATCCGCGCTCGGCGCAAGACGATCTCCTCTCTGGGAGGGCGCGCGCCGCCGTCGGGCGGAGCGTGCCCCGAACATCGGGGTCCCGCGCCACCGCCGGACCGGTTGCGACCAGCCCGGGGCGACACGTCGGAGGGGAACGCTAGCCGCGTGCAGGGGTCTGCCAGAAGGCTCGCGCAGGAGCGTGACCCGATCGTTAAGCGTTGAGGATTTTCGGCTCCGACCTGGCGCGCAACGCAGATCCTTGCGCGCGCGTTAGCGTGCGGGAGTGTTCCGCCCCGCGCCGACCGCTTGGATGCGCGCCGGCGTCCTCGCGGTGGTCACGACGGCGGCCCTCCTCCTGGCGGCCGCGCCGTCGGCCCTCGCGGCACCGAGCGCGACGCCGTCCCCGCGGCCGACGGCGGACCTCGCGGCGCCGACGCCCACCTCTCCCCCGGCCGGCCCGCCGCCGGAGGGCTCCGCGCCCGACGGCACCACGGTGGGCGGCGACGAGCTGGACACCCGCGGGCTCGTGGTCGCCGACGGGGCGCCGCCGCTGCCCGCCGGCGTGGGGGCCGCCGGCTGGCTGGTCGCCGACGCGGGCACCGGCGCGGTGCTCGGCGCCCGCGACCCGCACGGTCGCTACTACCCGGCCAGCACGCTCAAGACGCTGCTGCTGCTCACCCTGGCGCCGCGGCTGTCGCCGGACACCGTCGTCGTCGGCACGACCGAGGACGAGAACATCGAGGGCAGCCGGGTCGGCATCGTCAACGGCGGCTCGTACCCGGTCGCCCTGCTGTACCGGGCGCTGATGCTGCAGTCGGGCAACGACGCGGCCAACGCCCTCGCGCGGACCAACGGCGGGGTGCCGCAGACCGTGGCGGAGATGCAGCAGACCGCCGACCGGCTCGGCGCGTTCGACACCGTCGTCGGCACGCCCTCGGGGCTGGACGTGGCCGGGCAGTCGTCGTCCCCGTACGACCTGGCGCTGATCTTCCGGCAGCTCACCACCGACCCCACGACGGCGGCGGTGCTGATGACGTCGACCGCCGACATGCCCGCGGTCGGCGACAAGCCCGGCTACCAGATCCAGAACCAGGACCCGCTGCTCGGCAGCTACCCGGGCAACCTCGGCGCGAAGAGCGGGTTCACCGACGCCGCCCGGCACACCTTCGTCACCGAGGCCGAGCGGGACGGCCGGCGGATCGTGGTCAGCCTCATGCAGACCGAGCGGCGGCCGGTGCACGAGGCGCAGCAGGCCGCGCTGCTGCTCGACTGGGGGT
Protein-coding regions in this window:
- a CDS encoding ester cyclase, with translation MTAHTPSAVSTDPVAVAVRSIHAMADGDRAAFTPLYRPDAVDHENPVQPPSSRVPGADGFYATALWLRGAFAELRYDIHHALADGDLVAVSATMNGRHTAPIAFHTDDGSVDSVFPPTGRTFAMTQSHWFRMQDGRIVEHWANRDDLGTARQLGWIPPSPAYLFRMARAKRRALRATGPRGPASGR
- a CDS encoding ABC transporter permease, with protein sequence MTTLERSLPPVPAVWRVRAGVELKEFFRQRESVVFTLAFPVILLLVFGAVLNYNLGQGVGFVQYFMAGIIGAGILGAGLQNMAISIATERSDGTLKGLAGTPMPKSAYFVGKVVQVLAVTVLIVVLLLLIGTVFYKVPLPTGSDWVTFVWVTLLGSAACTIFGIAVSSLAKNGRSASATITPIALVLQFISGVFFQFTQVPGWLQTIASFFPLKWMTQGLRSVFLPDSFAAQEPAGSWELGRVALVLAIWCVGGLVLCVLTFRWQDREAR
- a CDS encoding ABC transporter ATP-binding protein, whose protein sequence is MATTDAPQGEPYAVELRGITKRFPGVVANRDIDLRVRRGEVHAIVGENGAGKSTLMKTLYGEHRPDEGEILVDGRTVSFKNPSDAIAAGIGMVHQHFMLADNFTVLENVILGSEPNRGVGLDRAEARRRITEISDRYNLGLQPDTLLEDLGVGDRQRVEIAKVLYRDARILILDEPTAVLVPQEVDELFGNLAELKREGLTVIFISHKLDEVRKVADSITVIRRGTTVGEADPKTTTTKQLAEMMVGSELPSPETRTSTVRETPVLELRDVTTLNADGRAVVDRVDLTVREGEVVGIAGVEGNGQAELVDAIMGLRALSTGTVLLAQDGGLTDITAWGTRARREGGLGFIPEDRHRQGMLLEATLWENRVLGHQTRPPAARGVFIDRKAARADTARIMQEYDVRGPGPDTMAAALSGGNQQKLIVGREMSSEPRLLIAAHPTRGVDVGAQAAIWNLLKEARARGMGILLISADLDELIGLSDTLQVMLRGRLVATLDPGSVTPEELGGYMTGATTAAAGAA
- a CDS encoding D-alanyl-D-alanine carboxypeptidase family protein, translating into MFRPAPTAWMRAGVLAVVTTAALLLAAAPSALAAPSATPSPRPTADLAAPTPTSPPAGPPPEGSAPDGTTVGGDELDTRGLVVADGAPPLPAGVGAAGWLVADAGTGAVLGARDPHGRYYPASTLKTLLLLTLAPRLSPDTVVVGTTEDENIEGSRVGIVNGGSYPVALLYRALMLQSGNDAANALARTNGGVPQTVAEMQQTADRLGAFDTVVGTPSGLDVAGQSSSPYDLALIFRQLTTDPTTAAVLMTSTADMPAVGDKPGYQIQNQDPLLGSYPGNLGAKSGFTDAARHTFVTEAERDGRRIVVSLMQTERRPVHEAQQAALLLDWGFSVPAGTRGVGRLVDPGEVPSTTAAPSPATTSRAAAAAAPAPTRAAPAHLAPGWLAAGAGVLAVAVLGVVLTLRRRARSAKPPG
- a CDS encoding thymidine phosphorylase; translated protein: MSFDAIDVLRAKRDGATLSAEQIRWIIGAYTSGAVPDEQMSALLMAVFFRGLSPEELAVWTQAMIDSGERKDLSSLGRPTADKHSTGGVGDKITLPLAPLVAACGVAVPQLSGRGLGHTGGTLDKLESIPGWRADVHEEAYLAQLREVGAVICAAGNDLAPADKKLYALRDVTATVESIPLIASSIMSKKIAEGADALVLDVKTGSGAFMKEPDLSRELARTMVGLGEAAGVRTVALVTAMDRPLGRAAGNAVEVAESVEVLAGGGPDDVVELTLALAREMLAGAGRTDVDPAEALRDGRAMDVWRRMIAAQGGDPDAPLPQPAEKHVVNAPATGTLTKLDAFALGVAAWRLGAGRARKEDPVSAAAGVTWTAGVGEQVTAGQPLLELHTDDPARIERALAALGGAIGVDTDDAPLPLLIDRIQGT
- a CDS encoding ABC transporter permease, producing MSVLRRIGSTLFAPVLAVVVALVITSVVMAVLGVNPFQVFTVMLNFGETPTQQVTQIVVVLNRAIPLFLSGLAVAIAFRMGLFNIGVEGQYRLGTIVAAAVGAAVALPGPLHVLLIIVVAMIVSSAWAAIVAVLKITRGVSEVISSIMLNFVALGLASYLLTGPFLGSAPGASIISTKEIPESGWMPSLNKIFDVLGLANPPRQLYGFLIIAILVGVGVAILLGRTRFGFDLKASGLSPSAASASGVNARSMVLKTMLLSGAVAGLIGLPDLLGNTHQYTTDFTAGLGFLGIAVALLGRNNPVGIAFAALLFAFLDRSLVPLQIAGLPSSVVTIIQGTIVLAVVVANELARRLARRTAQRGGAQPAAPATGDGSTPLARETSTDEPQGAEA
- a CDS encoding ABC transporter permease, whose amino-acid sequence is MSTVTTPPATSGAPRSRGPVAELFLGGGRARRITWLIVLGIVVLSAVRAISGQEALTSSSTMAAALLLAVPIGLAGLGGLYSERSGVVNIGLEGMMILGTWGAGWAGYQWGWGAAIVGGVLFGMLGGLLHAVVTVTFGVDHVVSGVAINILAAGLARFLSELLYTDNPRGGGVTQSPALEGRPPTVSLPVLSSGPDLLGNLESKHWFLISDVAGVARGVTNQISLLTIVAVLLIPATYLLLWRTSFGLRLRSCGENPTAADSLGVAVYRYKYIGVLISGALAGLGGVVLVFIAGIYRENQTNGRGYIGLAALIFGNWRPGGLALGAGLFGFSDGLQLRSRSAVVALFLLVAVILFAIAGWQATKRKFVQGGLAAVFGGLALWLWFTVDVLPPGIVSFTPHVTTLLVLSLASQRLRPPKADGLVYRRGEH
- a CDS encoding cytidine deaminase encodes the protein MVAPDWDALRAAAREAMTHAYAPYSKFPVGVAGLVDDGRVVTGCNVENASYGLGLCAECGMVSDLARTGGGRLVAVACVGGDGQPLMPCGRCRQLLWEHGGADMLIETVSLGIVPMREVLPDAFGPDDLVAAGVIEKS
- a CDS encoding ABC transporter ATP-binding protein gives rise to the protein MTRSSSAPVLGADAGAPDPDAAISIRGLVKRYGEFTAVDGLDLDIRRGEIFALLGPNGAGKTTTVEICEGYRPRDGGEVRVLGEDPADGGRAWKAQLGIVLQSGAGDSALTCRELLRAQASYFADPRDPDEVLELVGLTEKAKSRGRSLSGGQRRRLDVALGIVGRPTLLFLDEPTTGFDPEARRQFWSLIRSLRDLGTTMLLTTHYLDEAEALADRVGVIARGRLVEVAVPAELGGRASAPAIVHWTEDGVRRSEATATPTAFVRELAGRFSGEVPDLAVNRPTLEDVYLTMIGEPS
- a CDS encoding BMP family lipoprotein, encoding MTKAAVLLLAGSMALAACASDEKNNSSGSGSSGSSGGDLKVGIAYDTGGRGDKSFNDSAFAGVEKATKDNGGKYTELSPNSDASNRADLLTQLADQGYNPVIAVGFAYGDVIGDVAKQYPDTQFAIVDSSALDADGKPLGASNITGLQFAANEGSFLGGVAAALKTTTNHIGFVGGVQTPLIQAFEAGYVAGAKAAKPDITVDVEYISPAGDFSGFNDPAKGQIVAQGMYDKGADIVYAAAGGSGIGVFQAAKASNARAIGVDSDQYQTVGDPTLQPVIMTSVLKRVDNAVDAYINDFVDGKIKGGSDIVNDLKTDGVGLATSGGFIDDIQAQIKEYADKIKSGEITVPTTP
- a CDS encoding TetR/AcrR family transcriptional regulator, translating into MTDVKRSYDASGRQAQARARRLAVVLAARDLFERHGFRATTVAAVAQQAGVSAESVYKGFGTKAALAKAVFDLAVAGDDEPVPVAERPAAAAVHDEPDVRRKIGLFVHGLAERQARSADVHALIRDGRHVDGSLQPVWEALEEEGLAGMTALGRHLLDTGQLRPGIDLDEVRDVLWNYLAIDTYERLVLRRGWSRERYAAWLATAVTRALCP